The Candidatus Zixiibacteriota bacterium genome contains a region encoding:
- a CDS encoding S8 family serine peptidase — protein sequence MTLLMVALLFTGTSHARYYADQDQPQPYVIEGRVSVQFEDNVEFEQLAKAFGRVSLNLPSLDPIFAKHDISEMSKIFPGRIERPKAGSGLHDLTRWCELQFPEEIDVYDVISDLIQNPNIRMAEPVWAIPMTASPDDPQWSSQWAMEPGPPDPYFYDAWDIETGSSKIKYGCIDGGVNYNHPDLMDNIWINPGEDIDGDGVVFDVDDLNGVDDDGNGYVDDLIGYDFLSGLTGGCWEGEDCGTPDPDPNDFGGHGTHVAGIAAAATNNGIDVTGVAGGWYGGHRSYRGIQIMCLRVGAVAADGLGYVNSNNCATAIDYAVMMGADVINASWGGAYVGALAASAAMTAGVTFCHAAGNDNIDDPDDFDGVPGMISVASVGPYSDIKSSFSNYGYWIDVSAPGDNILSTYSDEYTPTTASIGGTSMASPMVAGLALLIRSAMPSLTKAQIDSLISVNADDITAVNNPVYTGMLGTGRINALSSLSGLANAKFTADITDGQVPLTVQFTDLSPNSPVGWDWSFGDTYTSVEQHPQHTYSSPGVYDVSLVIDENNLLGPGEEHLEHFVWARADTFVIDSVELVTESSAAIPVRLTNTTQVREIVFAFKLRDFNGTVFFDSLSTAGTRTDYFAEMTTLASDEWTETYVLRLRPNILGTGSTYLVPDTGIIFNIWVSVSDVAPIGQVVTIDTTRKNNYSSEIETRWGDYWPVLIPGKIVIACPHGDCNCDGEINIQDLTALVAYLFTGGDPVDSVGGNVNGYGEINIEDLTYLVAYLFTEGPPPP from the coding sequence ATGACACTTCTGATGGTGGCGCTCCTGTTCACAGGTACTAGCCACGCTAGATACTATGCTGATCAGGACCAGCCACAGCCCTACGTAATAGAGGGGCGGGTGTCAGTTCAGTTTGAGGACAATGTCGAATTTGAACAATTGGCCAAAGCATTCGGGCGGGTTTCGCTCAACCTCCCGAGCCTGGATCCGATTTTCGCAAAACACGACATTAGTGAGATGAGCAAGATTTTCCCCGGTCGAATAGAGCGTCCGAAGGCGGGATCAGGACTTCATGATCTCACAAGATGGTGCGAACTGCAGTTCCCGGAAGAAATTGACGTATACGATGTCATCAGCGACCTGATACAAAACCCCAATATCCGCATGGCTGAGCCGGTCTGGGCTATTCCTATGACAGCCTCCCCGGATGACCCCCAGTGGTCTTCGCAGTGGGCTATGGAACCTGGCCCGCCAGATCCTTATTTCTACGACGCCTGGGACATTGAGACCGGCTCGAGCAAGATCAAATATGGCTGCATTGATGGGGGCGTTAACTATAATCACCCCGACCTGATGGACAATATCTGGATTAATCCTGGTGAGGACATTGACGGTGACGGTGTTGTGTTTGATGTAGACGACCTAAATGGAGTGGATGACGACGGTAATGGCTACGTCGATGATCTCATCGGTTACGATTTCCTCTCTGGACTCACGGGAGGTTGCTGGGAGGGCGAAGATTGCGGCACTCCCGATCCTGATCCTAATGACTTCGGGGGGCATGGTACTCATGTCGCCGGTATCGCGGCTGCCGCGACCAACAACGGCATAGATGTCACTGGCGTGGCGGGGGGTTGGTATGGGGGACACCGCTCTTATCGTGGTATCCAAATAATGTGTCTTCGTGTTGGTGCTGTAGCTGCTGATGGCCTCGGTTATGTGAACTCCAACAACTGCGCTACCGCCATTGACTATGCTGTCATGATGGGTGCTGACGTTATCAACGCCAGTTGGGGTGGAGCCTACGTCGGCGCCCTTGCCGCCTCCGCTGCTATGACGGCCGGAGTGACTTTTTGCCACGCCGCCGGCAATGATAACATCGATGATCCAGATGACTTCGATGGCGTACCGGGCATGATTTCAGTGGCCTCGGTGGGACCGTATTCGGACATCAAATCATCGTTCTCGAATTACGGTTACTGGATCGATGTCTCGGCACCAGGCGACAATATCCTGTCCACCTATTCCGACGAATACACTCCAACTACTGCTTCCATTGGTGGCACATCAATGGCATCACCCATGGTGGCTGGTCTGGCATTGCTGATTCGTTCCGCTATGCCTTCGCTCACCAAAGCCCAGATTGATTCACTTATCTCGGTCAATGCCGACGATATCACTGCCGTCAATAATCCGGTATATACCGGTATGTTGGGGACCGGCCGGATCAATGCCCTGAGTTCCCTGAGTGGTTTGGCCAACGCTAAGTTTACTGCCGATATTACCGATGGTCAGGTACCACTGACGGTGCAATTTACAGATTTGTCGCCCAATTCACCGGTCGGCTGGGACTGGTCTTTTGGCGACACCTACACCTCCGTTGAGCAGCATCCACAGCATACATATAGCTCTCCGGGAGTTTATGATGTCTCGCTGGTTATTGATGAAAACAATCTGCTGGGGCCAGGAGAAGAGCATCTTGAACATTTTGTTTGGGCCCGCGCCGATACTTTTGTAATCGATTCAGTCGAATTGGTAACCGAATCCAGCGCCGCTATACCGGTCCGCCTGACGAATACGACCCAAGTCAGAGAGATAGTATTTGCATTCAAACTTAGGGATTTTAACGGTACGGTATTTTTCGACTCACTATCAACAGCAGGCACTCGCACAGACTACTTTGCAGAAATGACTACGCTTGCCTCTGATGAATGGACCGAGACTTATGTCTTGAGACTACGCCCCAATATTCTAGGCACTGGTTCCACCTATCTGGTTCCGGATACGGGTATCATCTTCAATATTTGGGTGTCGGTTTCGGATGTGGCTCCAATCGGTCAGGTGGTCACTATTGACACCACCAGGAAAAATAACTACAGTTCCGAAATTGAGACGCGTTGGGGTGACTATTGGCCGGTTCTAATTCCAGGGAAAATTGTGATCGCCTGCCCTCATGGCGACTGCAATTGCGACGGCGAAATTAATATCCAGGATCTGACGGCCCTGGTAGCATATTTGTTCACCGGTGGCGATCCGGTCGATAGTGTAGGTGGAAATGTTAATGGATATGGAGAGATCAACATTGAAGATCTTACTTATCTGGTAGCCTACTTGTTCACGGAGGGTCCTCCACCGCCGTGA